Genomic DNA from Paenibacillus donghaensis:
ATCAGCATTGCAGCCCTGCTCTCCCTTACTGCGGACAAGGAGAAGCGGCTTGCTGATACGCCGCCATTGCCGTAACTGCGGCCACATCGGCTGCAGCATCTTCTTCGAATTAGAGGCCCCGTCAACTGCCTGCTTTATCCTTATAGACAGAAAGAGTATCCCACGGTGTATCACCGCCGGGATACTCTTTCTAGTGTGTGCTCCTTGCCTGCTGCTCGCTTGCTGTCAGAAATTAATAACCTAACAAACTCTTAGTCTTCTGAAAAATATCATTTGACATGTCCGTAAACCGCTTGCTGCCATTCGCTTCAACCTGAGAGGTATAGTTATCCCACTTCTCAAAGCTTTCTTGGCCGGTAATGAACTTTAATGTCATCGTCTTGACGTAATCCATAAGCGGTGTCGAGATCAATTTCATCTGTTCATTCTCCTCCGGCGAGGCCATGATCGGCGGTGCCAGCTTACGCGACTCTCTTGTCGACTGGACACGGGTCACGAAGTCCTTCTCACCGTCGGTCATCTTAGACATTCTCAGCTTCTCAGAGCCACCGTATGCGAACATCCCCCCGGCGAAGCCGAAATCTGCGTTGAGCTGCTTCGTAGCGCCTTCGTTCATTCCGTTGTAATAGATTTCCGGGCTCAGCACAACGTTTCCGTCCGCATCAAGGGTATACGTTTCACCTTCTACCCCCCACAAGCTGAGCATTTGACCTTCATTGGAATACCAGAACCAGTCTATGAAACGGAGCATCTTGATAAACTCTTCTTCACCTAAATCATCAAGTGCATTCTTGCTGATCATGATTCCGTTCTCCAGGCGGGAAGACTCGACCTGAAGCTTTCCTTTCGGTCCGCCGGGTTGTGTTATCATATACAATTCGCTGTTCTTGTCTTGCATTTTGCTCTTGAAATCCGCCAGTACCTGATAGATTCCGCTTATTACGTAGGTGTCACCTTTGAAGAACTTGGCTTGAGCTGCGTCGTCTTCTTGTGTGAAGGATTCAGGATCCATAATGCCTTCGGTAATCAATTTATTGAAATAACCAAGATAGTTCTTGAAGTCATCTGACGCATTGGCAAATGTGAACTGCTGCTTATCATGGTCGTAGTTCAAACCGTTGGACAGCCCCCATCCCCCGGTGACGCCATACTGGACGGCGGCAATGTTCAGAGCCGATTCGCCCTTGAATTGATCGGAGATGACGTATGCCGCGCCGGTATGCTCTTTAACCTTCTTCATGGCTGCATAGAAATCCTCGTACGTCCAGTTCCCTTGTTGGCCCTCAACGTCCACTCCCGCCGCTTCAAACACATCCTTGCGTATGATATAGGAATAACCGCCGCCAGCGATCTCCCACATGCCTGGCAGGACATAATATTTCCCGTCATCCTTCAGCTTGGCCTTCAGATCATCTTCCATTCCCCAATCTTTCACGGCTTTCATGTAGTTCGGCATATATTGCACCCAATCGCTGACAGGTACAATCTGGCCCGTTGCCACGAAAGCGGATTCATCATACGTCTTGGGAATAATGTAAGGCGCATCGCCGCTGTTCACGAGCAAAGACTTTTGATTCTCATATTCCGTTCTGGCCGTGATGGACAAATCAAAGGTCACGTTCGTTCTTTCTTGAATCGCGCTCCAGAGTCTCCAGTCCTTTTTATATGGATAATTCTCATGGTCGCTGTACATCATGGAGTAGGACACCGGTTCATTGGATTTGAACGTCTGGTCTTCCCCAAAGGCGTAATCCGGCGCCTCGGCTGTTGCTCCGTCTTCCGATGGAGCTGGCGTATTGTTGCCCGAAGCGCCATTGTTATTGGACGTGCATGCCGTCATGAATACGAGCATCAACGCCAGCAATACCATTATAAATGATTTACTGAATCTCATAGTTCTGCCTCCCTTTATTGGTTCAAGCTTATATATATATAACGGAATCGGCTGCAGCCTCTTCCGAATATATCGATCACCCCTTGACGGCCCCGATCATCATCCCTTGCACGAAATACTTCTGCACGAAAGGATATATGCAGATAATGGGCAACGAGGTGAGTACCATAGCCGTCGATTTGATGCTTGCCGCGATTTGGCTGGTCTGATCGGACGTGGCTCCGATTTCGGTCGGACTGACCGCGTTGTCGATAATTTGTTTCAGATATAACGCGACAGGCCATTTCTCCTTCGACTGCAAATAGAGTGAAGGTCCGAACCAGTTGTTCCATATGCCGACCATAACAAACAACATAATCGTTACCAGGATTGGCTTCGATAAAGGAAGAATAATTCTTGTGAAGATCCCGAATACGCCCAGACCGTCAACACGCCCCGCTTCTTCCAATTCGTATGGCAAGCCGGCAAAGAAAGTCTTCATCAAGATGACATTGAAGGCGCTGATTGCCCCAGGGATGACAATGGCCCAGATCGTATCTCTCATCTCTAATGTCTTCGCAATCAGGATGTAGTTCGGTATCAGACCGCCGCCGAAATACATCGTAAACAGGACGAACGGGATAAAAAATTTATTGAGGCGCAGCTTATCTTTCGAAAGCGGGTAGGACATGACAGCTGTCGCGGCCACTGCGATAAACGTGCCGATCACGGAATAAACAACCGTATTCCAGTAGTAACCGAAGAAGTCAGGTTTGCTTAATATGACTTCGTAGGTCTTGGTCGTGAATTCCACCGGAAAGATGGTCACCTTGCCGGCATAGATGGCTGCTTCAGAACTGAAGGACTGCGCCACAAGGTAGACGAACGGATATAACGTGAATAAGACAATCAGAATCATAAATAGTGTGTTTACAATATTGAACGTGCTAAAGGTTGAATTTCGTTTCACCTGATCTGCCCCTTTCTACCACAAGCCGGATTTCGTAGTCCTCTTCGATACTGCGTTTGCAGTCGTCACCAGAATTAGTCCAATAATGCCTTCAAACAATCCGACCGCCGTCGCATAACTAAAGTTGCCGCCGGTGATACCCATTCGGTAAACATATGTAGAGATGACGTCCGCCGTTTCATAAGTCAGAGGATTGTATAAGAGTAAGATTTTCTCGAAATTCGAACCTAGGATACTGCCAATATCCAAGATCAAGAGCACCATAACCGTCGGTAGAATGCCGGGAATCGTGACGTGCATCGCTAACCGTAATCGGCTCGCGCCATCGATCTTTGCCGCTTCATAGAGTGACGTATTGATGCCGGTCATGGCCGCCAAATACAGAATCGTTCCCCAGCCCAGACTTTGCCAGACCCCGGAGGTGACGTAAATCGCCGGAAACCATTCCGGCAATGAGATAAACGAGATTTTGTCCACGCCTAGCGAAGCCAAAACACTGTTGATCGGTCCGTTTAAGGAAACAATCTCCTTGACCATCCCCGCCACAATGACCATGGATATGAAATGGGGTAAATATGAAACCGTTTGCACGAATTTCTTCCACTTAATGTTCCGCAATTCGTTCAGGAGCAGCGCGAATATCAAGGTAACGGGAAATTTGACCACCAGATAACTCACGCTTAGGGTTAGATCATTGAAGAAGGCTCTCCAGAACGTCGGATCCTTCATAAACATCTCAAAGTACGTAAACCCGACCCATTCCGACCCAAAGATATTCGGTCCGCCTCTATACTTCCGGAAAGCGATAATGTTCCCGATCATCGGCGCGTACTTGAAGATGATGAAGTAGATTACGGGTATTACTAGGAACGAATACAGCTTCCATTCCTTTTTGACGTGTCTCCAAAGCGGCGTTGTATCTACAGCCTTGACTTGCGCTTGAGCTGTCATTCCGTTATCACTTCCTTCCGAAGAATTTACCCTAGCAGGACTCGAGCCTGATGCTCTGTCACTCCATCAATGTATAAG
This window encodes:
- a CDS encoding sugar ABC transporter substrate-binding protein, which produces MRFSKSFIMVLLALMLVFMTACTSNNNGASGNNTPAPSEDGATAEAPDYAFGEDQTFKSNEPVSYSMMYSDHENYPYKKDWRLWSAIQERTNVTFDLSITARTEYENQKSLLVNSGDAPYIIPKTYDESAFVATGQIVPVSDWVQYMPNYMKAVKDWGMEDDLKAKLKDDGKYYVLPGMWEIAGGGYSYIIRKDVFEAAGVDVEGQQGNWTYEDFYAAMKKVKEHTGAAYVISDQFKGESALNIAAVQYGVTGGWGLSNGLNYDHDKQQFTFANASDDFKNYLGYFNKLITEGIMDPESFTQEDDAAQAKFFKGDTYVISGIYQVLADFKSKMQDKNSELYMITQPGGPKGKLQVESSRLENGIMISKNALDDLGEEEFIKMLRFIDWFWYSNEGQMLSLWGVEGETYTLDADGNVVLSPEIYYNGMNEGATKQLNADFGFAGGMFAYGGSEKLRMSKMTDGEKDFVTRVQSTRESRKLAPPIMASPEENEQMKLISTPLMDYVKTMTLKFITGQESFEKWDNYTSQVEANGSKRFTDMSNDIFQKTKSLLGY
- a CDS encoding carbohydrate ABC transporter permease, translated to MKRNSTFSTFNIVNTLFMILIVLFTLYPFVYLVAQSFSSEAAIYAGKVTIFPVEFTTKTYEVILSKPDFFGYYWNTVVYSVIGTFIAVAATAVMSYPLSKDKLRLNKFFIPFVLFTMYFGGGLIPNYILIAKTLEMRDTIWAIVIPGAISAFNVILMKTFFAGLPYELEEAGRVDGLGVFGIFTRIILPLSKPILVTIMLFVMVGIWNNWFGPSLYLQSKEKWPVALYLKQIIDNAVSPTEIGATSDQTSQIAASIKSTAMVLTSLPIICIYPFVQKYFVQGMMIGAVKG
- a CDS encoding ABC transporter permease, whose product is MTAQAQVKAVDTTPLWRHVKKEWKLYSFLVIPVIYFIIFKYAPMIGNIIAFRKYRGGPNIFGSEWVGFTYFEMFMKDPTFWRAFFNDLTLSVSYLVVKFPVTLIFALLLNELRNIKWKKFVQTVSYLPHFISMVIVAGMVKEIVSLNGPINSVLASLGVDKISFISLPEWFPAIYVTSGVWQSLGWGTILYLAAMTGINTSLYEAAKIDGASRLRLAMHVTIPGILPTVMVLLILDIGSILGSNFEKILLLYNPLTYETADVISTYVYRMGITGGNFSYATAVGLFEGIIGLILVTTANAVSKRTTKSGLW